Part of the Microbulbifer salipaludis genome is shown below.
TACGCCCTCGCTGCGGGTTTGCTGGTCGCGGTGGTCAGCGGCCCCCTGGGCTGTTTCGCCGTATGGCGACGGATGGCGTACTTTGGCGATACCCTCGCCCACTCGGCGCTGCTGGGGGTTACCCTCGGCTTCGTCCTGCATATTCAGCCCACGCTCGCCGTGGGGGTCAGTAGCTGTCTGCTGGCGCTGCTGCTGGTGAATTTTCAGCGACGCCAGAACCTTTCCGTCGACACCTTGCTGGGTATCCTGTCACATTCCATGCTGGCGTTGGGGATCGTCACCGTCAGCCTGCTGGAAATCAACGTCGATTTGTTGTCACTGCTGCTGGGTGACCTGCTGGCGGTATCCGCCCAGGACCTGGTGCTGATGGCATTGGCGGCACTGGTGATTGGTCTGTTGTTGCTGCTGCTGTGGCCCAAACTGCTCGCGTTCACCCTGCATGAGGAGCTGGCCGCGGTGGAGGGCGTGCGGGTGGAGTGGATCCGACTGGCACTGATGCTGATGCTGGCGCTGCTGATCGCCATCGCCATGAAGGTGGTGGGTGTACTGTTGATCACCGCGCTGCTGATCATTCCCGCCGCCGCGGCGCGGCGCATTTCCACAACGCCGGAACAGATGGCGGGCTTCGCTTCGTTAATCGGGTGTATCGCCGTACTGCTCGGGCTTACCGCATCGGTGCTCTGGAACAGCCCCGCCGGACCTTCCATTGTGCTGGCGGCCGGTGGGTTGTTCGTGCTTTGCCAGCTACGCCCGGCAACCACCTGAGCCGCTCGCCCGCCGGTTACTCTCGCTTCCGCCCAGTGTGACGCGACGGGCGCACCCGCTCACTGCCGGCGCGGTGAAACCCGTATACGGTGAGCCCAATGCCGATCAGCATGAGTGTGAATACGGCAATCCCAACATAAAGAATCAGAGTGTCTGACATGTCACTGCCGTTTTGCCAGTAGTGCGGAAACCTTGGCGTAGATACCGAAGCACAAAATCGACGGTACCCAGATGGCGGTGAATACACCCTGCTCGCGGTACCCGTTGAACCAGAGGTAACCCGACAGCGCAAAGGCTATCGCAACGGCGAGAAAGATAAACAAGTCCGAGAGCTGGAACATTGGCGCCTCCGTGTCCGGGGAATGGTCAGTCGTGGTAGAAGCCGAGAGCGGCTATCAACAGGCCGGCAATGGCAACAGACGCTGGAATACGCAAACCGGGGATACCAAACACGGTAACCAGTGAGGGCACCACACCCAGCAGCCCCAGCAGGCACCAGACAACCCACGGCAGAACCAGGGCGAGCCCCAAATAGCCCAGCCAGCGTCGCTTAGCGCCCATGCCCGTCCGTTTGTATCGCAGCTTGCACCCTAAACTCCTGCAACATCCTCAGCGTCATTCCGCCTAGTTTCAGCCTAGCTCAAGGCCGACCGACTAGCACATGGCAGCGCGCGCCGGCTCAGGCTCGGGCTCAGGCTCGGGCTCAATAGGTACGGAAGTCGAAAACGGGCGAATTGGGCGGGGAAAGGAGGGCGACAATCAAAAAGCCGCCCCGGGATGGTTTTGTCGACGGGCCTGGAGCCTTTAGACGGGGTATCACTACAGAATCATGTGCAGCAGGTTCATCCCCAGTGGGTAAAGAGACACGCCCAGAAACTGTCGCATCTATGGCACACTCGCTATGCCTCTTTCTCCTTGAGCGCCAACCAGAGCAAGCAATATCAGGTGAGTCGTTTAGTCAATTGGGTTAACTAGTACTGCTGCGAAATAAGGCACATAGCGAATGCTGTTGAAGAGTTTTAAACATCGTCAGTGACGATCTCTCCGGGAGTCTCCGCGAAGGCTTCGACTTCCCGCCATACCCGCAATAAGTTCCCCCCCAGAATCTTCTCAATTTCCACTTCGCTGTAGTCCCGTTCTAGCAATCCGGCTATCAGATTTGGATAGTCGACAACGCTTTTCAGTCCAGCCGGTAGACTATCTCCGACACCGTCAAAATCAGAACCGATACCAAGATGATTAATACCTACTAGATCTCGTACGTGATCAAAATGATCCAGCACATCGTTTATATCGGCATAAACAAAACGTTCCTTGAATATCCTATCCCTGTAAGCATTTAGCTGTTCGCTGTCTTGCGCTAGCGAATTTTCCTGAGCGTATTCTTCAACGGCCAGCTTGATAGCGTCGTAGGAGACTCGGGATTTCTGGCTTACGAAAGTAGAGCCGAAATTGATCATTATCAACCCACCCTGATCTGCGAGAGCAACGATCATCTCGTCGCTCATGTTGCGCTCAAATCCGGGGGTGAAAGAGCGCGCGGAAGAATGTGAAGCAATGACCGGCACCCTGCTAATTTCCATAACCTGCCAGAAAGCCTCATCAGATATATGAGAAACATCGACCATAACGCCTTCGCGATTCATGGCCGGTATCAAATTTTTGCCAAATTCACTTAGACCTTTCCACTGCCGATTTTCGTCATAGGATGAATCTGAGATATGGTTGCTTTTTGCGTGTGTAAGTGTGATATAACGAACTCCCCGCTGTGCAAAATACCTGAGATTATTCAGGTCCCCCTCTAACGGCGCTCCGTTTTCCATTCCTAGTGGCAGAGATAGCAAACCATCCGCGACTTGCTGCATCATTTCATCCACGCTGTACGGTATGGCAAACTTATCCGGATGCTGTTCCACCATCGTTTCCACATGGGAGATGAGCGAGAGAGCCACCTCCCTAGAAGTACCACCCTGCTCAGTTTCCGCCGGGACATAAATAGACATGAAGGGAGTGTTGAGGCCGCCCGACTTGGCTCTTGGATAATCGAAATCACCATCCGCGGTCGATGCCCCAACGTCAATTTCACCACTTTCCCTT
Proteins encoded:
- a CDS encoding iron chelate uptake ABC transporter family permease subunit, which produces MNDLSQLLHSTFLWYALAAGLLVAVVSGPLGCFAVWRRMAYFGDTLAHSALLGVTLGFVLHIQPTLAVGVSSCLLALLLVNFQRRQNLSVDTLLGILSHSMLALGIVTVSLLEINVDLLSLLLGDLLAVSAQDLVLMALAALVIGLLLLLLWPKLLAFTLHEELAAVEGVRVEWIRLALMLMLALLIAIAMKVVGVLLITALLIIPAAAARRISTTPEQMAGFASLIGCIAVLLGLTASVLWNSPAGPSIVLAAGGLFVLCQLRPATT
- a CDS encoding dipeptidase, which translates into the protein MKRSVLVISLLLGACSSDENVQYDVLAEELAQRLLIVDTHLDVPYRIDEAKRESGEIDVGASTADGDFDYPRAKSGGLNTPFMSIYVPAETEQGGTSREVALSLISHVETMVEQHPDKFAIPYSVDEMMQQVADGLLSLPLGMENGAPLEGDLNNLRYFAQRGVRYITLTHAKSNHISDSSYDENRQWKGLSEFGKNLIPAMNREGVMVDVSHISDEAFWQVMEISRVPVIASHSSARSFTPGFERNMSDEMIVALADQGGLIMINFGSTFVSQKSRVSYDAIKLAVEEYAQENSLAQDSEQLNAYRDRIFKERFVYADINDVLDHFDHVRDLVGINHLGIGSDFDGVGDSLPAGLKSVVDYPNLIAGLLERDYSEVEIEKILGGNLLRVWREVEAFAETPGEIVTDDV